The Mastomys coucha isolate ucsf_1 unplaced genomic scaffold, UCSF_Mcou_1 pScaffold4, whole genome shotgun sequence genome has a segment encoding these proteins:
- the Atp23 gene encoding mitochondrial inner membrane protease ATP23 homolog: MAGAPGGGEPGPAAGDPLLQRPDSGQGSPEPPARGKPQQGFLSSLFPRDQSCPLMLQKTLETNPYVKLLLDAMKHSGCAVNRGRHFSCEVCDGNVSGGFDASTSQIVLCENNIRNQAHMGRVVTHELIHAFDHCRAHVQWFTNIRHLACSEIRAASLSGDCSLVNELFRLRFGLKRHHQTCVRDRAVLSILAVRNISREDAQKAVDEVFQSCFNDLEPFGRIPHNQTYARYAHRDFQNRDRYYSNI; encoded by the exons ATGGCAGGAGCTCCGGGCGGCGGCGAGCCAGGCCCTGCGGCGGGCGATCCGCTGCTGCAGCGACCGGACTCCGGCCAGGGTTCGCCCGAGCCGCCGGCTCGCGGGAAGCCCCAGCAGGGcttcctctccagcctcttccccCGGGACCAGAGTTGTCCGCTCATGCTCCAGAAGACGCTGGAGACAA ATCCGTATGTCAAACTTCTGCTTGATGCTATGAAACACTCAGGTTg TGCTGTGAACAGAGGGAGACACTTTTCCTGCGAAGTCTGTGATGGAAACGTCAGTGGAGGCTTTGATGCATCTACATCTCAG ATTGTTTTGTGTGAGAATAATATCCGGAATCAGGCGCACATGGGCAGGGTCGTCACCCATGAGCTCATTCATGCATTTGATCATTGCCGGGCTCATGTCCAGTGGTTCACCAACATCAGACATCTGGCGTGCTCAGAG ATTCGAGCTGCAAGCCTCAGTGGGGACTGCTCACTTGTGAACGAACTCTTCAGGCTACGTTTTGGATTAAAGCGACACCATCAG ACTTGTGTGCGGGACAGAGCTGTTCTCTCCATCTTGGCTGTCCGTAACATCAGCAGAGAAGATGCCCAGAAGGCCGTGGACGAAGTCTTCCAGTCTTGTTTCAATGACCTCGAGCCCTTCGGCAGGATCCCGCATAACCAGACGTATGCCAGATACGCTCACAGGGACTTCCAGAACCGCGATCGTTACTACTCCAACATATGA